The following proteins are co-located in the Pyxicephalus adspersus chromosome Z, UCB_Pads_2.0, whole genome shotgun sequence genome:
- the LOC140343593 gene encoding discoidin domain-containing receptor 2-like isoform X1 encodes MYLRLLLLTLLTGHSTSEVILSICRYALGMYDRTIHDEDITASSQWYESTGPQFARLQREEGDGAWCPAGLLQPEDVQFLQIHLHKLYFITLIGTQGRHARATGKEFARSYRVDYSRNGERWLSWKDHQGQLIIKGNVDEYEVVLNDLRPPIIASHIRVIPVTKVPMTVCMRVELYGCAWYDGLKSYSIPEGETYIAPGHPIAYLNDSTYDGYLEKRRLFDGLGQLTDGVLGLDDFTQSHQYRVWPGYDYVGWKNESTRNGYVEIEFQFDRSRNFSSMKVHCNNMFTKGVKIFQRAECLFKSRQQSDWEPEPVGVVTVLDDKNPSSRFVIIPLQQRVGSFILCRFYFADTWMMFSEISFQSAYCSIDMDIAMPTSVTLAPTTVRAATTETPFLNATGRNLETTFPFTISRPVVKTDEPKTSILIGCLVAIILLLVVIIVLILWKQYIQKRLDKAPRRILEEDATVRLSFYSYTIGNNNQTQIHQSNPTYERIFPLDLDYQQPTKPLRKLPELSQSAEDSACSGDYTEPDLTKSTPHRGFQNSVPHYAETDIVNLQGVTGNNMYAVPAVTVDSLTKKDISVGEFPRNQLRMKEKLGEGQFGEVHLCEVEELQDFVEMSSSDCSNQSVLVAIKMLRANVTKTARNDFLKEIKIISRLKHPNIIRLLGVCVRDDPLCMITEYMENGDLNQFLSQREIRSQFTTANNIPSVSFHNLLYMATQIASGMKYLASLNFVHRDLATRNCLVGNNHTLKIADFGMSRNLYSGDYYRIQGRAVLPIRWMAWESILLGKFTTSSDVWAFGVTLWEMFTLCKEQPYSVLSDEQVIENTGEFFRDQGRQIYLSQTPLCPTPIFDLMMKCWSRDIKDRPTFEVIHQFLIEQLDAIV; translated from the exons ATGTATCTCCGTCTTCTTCTGCTGACCCTGCTGACTGGACACTCCACATCGGAAGTTATATTAT CTATATGCCGCTATGCGCTAGGAATGTATGACAGGACGATACATGATGAGGATATCACCGCTTCTAGTCAATGGTATGAGTCAACAGGACCACAGTTTGCAAG GCTCCAGAGGGAGGAAGGCGATGGGGCTTGGTGCCCTGCAGGTTTGCTTCAGCCAGAGGATGTCCAGTTTTTGCAAATTCATTTACACAAACTGTATTTCATTACACTGATTGGTACTCAAGGACGTCATGCTCGAGCCACTGGTAAAGAGTTTGCCAGATCTTACCGTGTGGACTACAGCCGGAATGGAGAAAGATGGCTTTCATGGAAGGACCACCAAGGCCAGCTG ataatCAAAGGCAATGTGGATGAATATGAAGTGGTCCTGAATGACCTAAGGCCTCCAATTATTGCAAGTCATATCCGAGTCATCCCTGTCACTAAGGTCCCCATGACAGTGTGTATGAGAGTGGAGCTATATGGCTGTGCCTGGTATG ATGGTCTGAAGTCCTACAGTATTCCAGAAGGAGAGACCTATATTGCTCCAGGACATCCAATTGCATATCTGAATGATTCCACCTACGATGGATACCTAGAAAAGAG GCGGCTGTTTGACGGTTTAGGGCAGCTGACAGATGGTGTGTTAGGGTTAGACGACTTCACGCAGAGCCACCAGTACCGCGTTTGGCCAGGCTACGATTATGTTGGTTGGAAAAATGAAAGTACACGCAATGGATACGTGGAAATTGAGTTCCAATTTGATAGGTCAAGAAACTTCTCATCTATGAAG GTCCACTGTAACAACATGTTTACTAAAGGTGTGAAAATTTTCCAGAGGGCTGAGTGCCTTTTTAAGTCACGTCAACAATCTGACTGGGAGCCAGAGCCAGTGGGGGTAGTTACAGTGCTGGATGACAAGAACCCAAGTTCTCGGTTTGTCATAATCCCATTACAGCAAAGAGTGGGGAGCTTCATCCTCTGTAGGTTCTATTTTGCAGACACCTGGATGATGTTCAGTGAAATCTCCTTCCAGTCAG CTTACTGTTCTATAGATATGGACATTGCAATGCCCACCAGCGTCACTCTGGCTCCTACTACTGTCCGGGCAGCCACCACTGAAACCCCATTCCTGAATGCTACTGGGAGAAATTTGG AAACAACTTTTCCATTCACTATCAGCCGACCAGTGGTGAAAACTGATGAGCCCAAAACATctattctgattggctgtttggTGGCCATAATTCTTCTACTTGTTGTTATAATAGTTTTGATTCTGTGGAAGCAATACATACAGAAGCGACTggacaag GCACCACGTCGGATTCTGGAAGAAGATGCCACTGTTCGCCTTTCCTTCTACAGCTACACTATTGGCAACAACAACCAGACCCAAATACATCAGTCTAATCCAACATATGAAAGAATATTTCCTCTGGATCTGGACTACCAGCAACCCACTAAACCACTGCGCAAGCTTCCTGAACTTTCACAGAGCGCTGAGGATTCAG CCTGCAGTGGAGACTACACAGAACCAGATCTCACCAAGTCCACCCCACACCGGGGATTTCAGAACAGCGTCCCCCACTATGCTGAAACAGATATTGTCAATCTTCAGGGGGTGACTGGGAACAACATGTACGCTGTACCTGCCGTCACCGTGGACTCCCTCACTAAAAAAGACATCAGTGTAGGGGAATTCCCACGCAACCAATTGAGAATGAAAGAGAAACTTGGTGAAGGGCAGTTTGGAGAG GTCCACCTGTGTGAAGTGGAGGAGTTGCAAGATTTTGTGGAAATGTCCTCAAGTGATTGCAGCAATCAGTCGGTTCTGGTGGCCATCAAGATGTTGAGAGCCAATGTTACCAAAACCGCTAG AAACGATTTTCTGAAAGAAATTAAGATCATTTCTAGGTTGAAGCATCCAAACATTATCCGCTTGTTGGGAGTTTGTGTCCGGGATGACCCCTTGTGTATGATAACTGAATATATGGAGAATGGAGATCTCAACCAATTTCTCTCTCAACGAGAGATCCGCAGCCAGTTTACAACAGCTAACAACATACCATCTGTCAG CTTCCACAACCTTTTATACATGGCCACACAGATTGCTTCTGGAATGAAGTATCTGGCCTCACTGAACTTTGTGCACAGAGACCTGGCCACACGGAACTGCCTGGTGGGAAACAACCACACACTCAAGATAGCAGACTTCGGAATGAGTCGGAACCTATACAGTGGAGATTATTATCGAATTCAGGGCCGAGCAGTGCTTCCAATTCGATGGATGGCCTGGGAAAGTATTCTCCTA GGAAAGTTTACAACTTCCAGTGACGTTTGGGCATTTGGGGTCACTTTGTGGGAGATGTTTACCCTGTGTAAAGAGCAACCATACAGCGTTTTGTCTGATGAGCAAGTGATTGAGAACACAGGAGAGTTTTTCAGGGACCAAGGAAGACAG ATCTATCTCTCCCAGACTCCTCTGTGTCCAACCCCCATCTTTGACCTGATGATGAAATGTTGGAGTAGGGACATAAAGGACCGGCCTACGTTTGAAGTAATCCACCAATTTCTGATAGAGCAACTGGATGCCATTGTGTAA
- the LOC140343593 gene encoding discoidin domain-containing receptor 2-like isoform X4 yields MTVCMRVELYGCAWYDGLKSYSIPEGETYIAPGHPIAYLNDSTYDGYLEKRRLFDGLGQLTDGVLGLDDFTQSHQYRVWPGYDYVGWKNESTRNGYVEIEFQFDRSRNFSSMKVHCNNMFTKGVKIFQRAECLFKSRQQSDWEPEPVGVVTVLDDKNPSSRFVIIPLQQRVGSFILCRFYFADTWMMFSEISFQSAYCSIDMDIAMPTSVTLAPTTVRAATTETPFLNATGRNLETTFPFTISRPVVKTDEPKTSILIGCLVAIILLLVVIIVLILWKQYIQKRLDKAPRRILEEDATVRLSFYSYTIGNNNQTQIHQSNPTYERIFPLDLDYQQPTKPLRKLPELSQSAEDSACSGDYTEPDLTKSTPHRGFQNSVPHYAETDIVNLQGVTGNNMYAVPAVTVDSLTKKDISVGEFPRNQLRMKEKLGEGQFGEVHLCEVEELQDFVEMSSSDCSNQSVLVAIKMLRANVTKTARNDFLKEIKIISRLKHPNIIRLLGVCVRDDPLCMITEYMENGDLNQFLSQREIRSQFTTANNIPSVSFHNLLYMATQIASGMKYLASLNFVHRDLATRNCLVGNNHTLKIADFGMSRNLYSGDYYRIQGRAVLPIRWMAWESILLGKFTTSSDVWAFGVTLWEMFTLCKEQPYSVLSDEQVIENTGEFFRDQGRQIYLSQTPLCPTPIFDLMMKCWSRDIKDRPTFEVIHQFLIEQLDAIV; encoded by the exons ATGACAGTGTGTATGAGAGTGGAGCTATATGGCTGTGCCTGGTATG ATGGTCTGAAGTCCTACAGTATTCCAGAAGGAGAGACCTATATTGCTCCAGGACATCCAATTGCATATCTGAATGATTCCACCTACGATGGATACCTAGAAAAGAG GCGGCTGTTTGACGGTTTAGGGCAGCTGACAGATGGTGTGTTAGGGTTAGACGACTTCACGCAGAGCCACCAGTACCGCGTTTGGCCAGGCTACGATTATGTTGGTTGGAAAAATGAAAGTACACGCAATGGATACGTGGAAATTGAGTTCCAATTTGATAGGTCAAGAAACTTCTCATCTATGAAG GTCCACTGTAACAACATGTTTACTAAAGGTGTGAAAATTTTCCAGAGGGCTGAGTGCCTTTTTAAGTCACGTCAACAATCTGACTGGGAGCCAGAGCCAGTGGGGGTAGTTACAGTGCTGGATGACAAGAACCCAAGTTCTCGGTTTGTCATAATCCCATTACAGCAAAGAGTGGGGAGCTTCATCCTCTGTAGGTTCTATTTTGCAGACACCTGGATGATGTTCAGTGAAATCTCCTTCCAGTCAG CTTACTGTTCTATAGATATGGACATTGCAATGCCCACCAGCGTCACTCTGGCTCCTACTACTGTCCGGGCAGCCACCACTGAAACCCCATTCCTGAATGCTACTGGGAGAAATTTGG AAACAACTTTTCCATTCACTATCAGCCGACCAGTGGTGAAAACTGATGAGCCCAAAACATctattctgattggctgtttggTGGCCATAATTCTTCTACTTGTTGTTATAATAGTTTTGATTCTGTGGAAGCAATACATACAGAAGCGACTggacaag GCACCACGTCGGATTCTGGAAGAAGATGCCACTGTTCGCCTTTCCTTCTACAGCTACACTATTGGCAACAACAACCAGACCCAAATACATCAGTCTAATCCAACATATGAAAGAATATTTCCTCTGGATCTGGACTACCAGCAACCCACTAAACCACTGCGCAAGCTTCCTGAACTTTCACAGAGCGCTGAGGATTCAG CCTGCAGTGGAGACTACACAGAACCAGATCTCACCAAGTCCACCCCACACCGGGGATTTCAGAACAGCGTCCCCCACTATGCTGAAACAGATATTGTCAATCTTCAGGGGGTGACTGGGAACAACATGTACGCTGTACCTGCCGTCACCGTGGACTCCCTCACTAAAAAAGACATCAGTGTAGGGGAATTCCCACGCAACCAATTGAGAATGAAAGAGAAACTTGGTGAAGGGCAGTTTGGAGAG GTCCACCTGTGTGAAGTGGAGGAGTTGCAAGATTTTGTGGAAATGTCCTCAAGTGATTGCAGCAATCAGTCGGTTCTGGTGGCCATCAAGATGTTGAGAGCCAATGTTACCAAAACCGCTAG AAACGATTTTCTGAAAGAAATTAAGATCATTTCTAGGTTGAAGCATCCAAACATTATCCGCTTGTTGGGAGTTTGTGTCCGGGATGACCCCTTGTGTATGATAACTGAATATATGGAGAATGGAGATCTCAACCAATTTCTCTCTCAACGAGAGATCCGCAGCCAGTTTACAACAGCTAACAACATACCATCTGTCAG CTTCCACAACCTTTTATACATGGCCACACAGATTGCTTCTGGAATGAAGTATCTGGCCTCACTGAACTTTGTGCACAGAGACCTGGCCACACGGAACTGCCTGGTGGGAAACAACCACACACTCAAGATAGCAGACTTCGGAATGAGTCGGAACCTATACAGTGGAGATTATTATCGAATTCAGGGCCGAGCAGTGCTTCCAATTCGATGGATGGCCTGGGAAAGTATTCTCCTA GGAAAGTTTACAACTTCCAGTGACGTTTGGGCATTTGGGGTCACTTTGTGGGAGATGTTTACCCTGTGTAAAGAGCAACCATACAGCGTTTTGTCTGATGAGCAAGTGATTGAGAACACAGGAGAGTTTTTCAGGGACCAAGGAAGACAG ATCTATCTCTCCCAGACTCCTCTGTGTCCAACCCCCATCTTTGACCTGATGATGAAATGTTGGAGTAGGGACATAAAGGACCGGCCTACGTTTGAAGTAATCCACCAATTTCTGATAGAGCAACTGGATGCCATTGTGTAA
- the LOC140343593 gene encoding discoidin domain-containing receptor 2-like isoform X3: MQHSFLYILFLFYRLQREEGDGAWCPAGLLQPEDVQFLQIHLHKLYFITLIGTQGRHARATGKEFARSYRVDYSRNGERWLSWKDHQGQLIIKGNVDEYEVVLNDLRPPIIASHIRVIPVTKVPMTVCMRVELYGCAWYDGLKSYSIPEGETYIAPGHPIAYLNDSTYDGYLEKRRLFDGLGQLTDGVLGLDDFTQSHQYRVWPGYDYVGWKNESTRNGYVEIEFQFDRSRNFSSMKVHCNNMFTKGVKIFQRAECLFKSRQQSDWEPEPVGVVTVLDDKNPSSRFVIIPLQQRVGSFILCRFYFADTWMMFSEISFQSAYCSIDMDIAMPTSVTLAPTTVRAATTETPFLNATGRNLETTFPFTISRPVVKTDEPKTSILIGCLVAIILLLVVIIVLILWKQYIQKRLDKAPRRILEEDATVRLSFYSYTIGNNNQTQIHQSNPTYERIFPLDLDYQQPTKPLRKLPELSQSAEDSACSGDYTEPDLTKSTPHRGFQNSVPHYAETDIVNLQGVTGNNMYAVPAVTVDSLTKKDISVGEFPRNQLRMKEKLGEGQFGEVHLCEVEELQDFVEMSSSDCSNQSVLVAIKMLRANVTKTARNDFLKEIKIISRLKHPNIIRLLGVCVRDDPLCMITEYMENGDLNQFLSQREIRSQFTTANNIPSVSFHNLLYMATQIASGMKYLASLNFVHRDLATRNCLVGNNHTLKIADFGMSRNLYSGDYYRIQGRAVLPIRWMAWESILLGKFTTSSDVWAFGVTLWEMFTLCKEQPYSVLSDEQVIENTGEFFRDQGRQIYLSQTPLCPTPIFDLMMKCWSRDIKDRPTFEVIHQFLIEQLDAIV, encoded by the exons ATGCAACACAGttttttgtatattctgtttCTATTCTACAGGCTCCAGAGGGAGGAAGGCGATGGGGCTTGGTGCCCTGCAGGTTTGCTTCAGCCAGAGGATGTCCAGTTTTTGCAAATTCATTTACACAAACTGTATTTCATTACACTGATTGGTACTCAAGGACGTCATGCTCGAGCCACTGGTAAAGAGTTTGCCAGATCTTACCGTGTGGACTACAGCCGGAATGGAGAAAGATGGCTTTCATGGAAGGACCACCAAGGCCAGCTG ataatCAAAGGCAATGTGGATGAATATGAAGTGGTCCTGAATGACCTAAGGCCTCCAATTATTGCAAGTCATATCCGAGTCATCCCTGTCACTAAGGTCCCCATGACAGTGTGTATGAGAGTGGAGCTATATGGCTGTGCCTGGTATG ATGGTCTGAAGTCCTACAGTATTCCAGAAGGAGAGACCTATATTGCTCCAGGACATCCAATTGCATATCTGAATGATTCCACCTACGATGGATACCTAGAAAAGAG GCGGCTGTTTGACGGTTTAGGGCAGCTGACAGATGGTGTGTTAGGGTTAGACGACTTCACGCAGAGCCACCAGTACCGCGTTTGGCCAGGCTACGATTATGTTGGTTGGAAAAATGAAAGTACACGCAATGGATACGTGGAAATTGAGTTCCAATTTGATAGGTCAAGAAACTTCTCATCTATGAAG GTCCACTGTAACAACATGTTTACTAAAGGTGTGAAAATTTTCCAGAGGGCTGAGTGCCTTTTTAAGTCACGTCAACAATCTGACTGGGAGCCAGAGCCAGTGGGGGTAGTTACAGTGCTGGATGACAAGAACCCAAGTTCTCGGTTTGTCATAATCCCATTACAGCAAAGAGTGGGGAGCTTCATCCTCTGTAGGTTCTATTTTGCAGACACCTGGATGATGTTCAGTGAAATCTCCTTCCAGTCAG CTTACTGTTCTATAGATATGGACATTGCAATGCCCACCAGCGTCACTCTGGCTCCTACTACTGTCCGGGCAGCCACCACTGAAACCCCATTCCTGAATGCTACTGGGAGAAATTTGG AAACAACTTTTCCATTCACTATCAGCCGACCAGTGGTGAAAACTGATGAGCCCAAAACATctattctgattggctgtttggTGGCCATAATTCTTCTACTTGTTGTTATAATAGTTTTGATTCTGTGGAAGCAATACATACAGAAGCGACTggacaag GCACCACGTCGGATTCTGGAAGAAGATGCCACTGTTCGCCTTTCCTTCTACAGCTACACTATTGGCAACAACAACCAGACCCAAATACATCAGTCTAATCCAACATATGAAAGAATATTTCCTCTGGATCTGGACTACCAGCAACCCACTAAACCACTGCGCAAGCTTCCTGAACTTTCACAGAGCGCTGAGGATTCAG CCTGCAGTGGAGACTACACAGAACCAGATCTCACCAAGTCCACCCCACACCGGGGATTTCAGAACAGCGTCCCCCACTATGCTGAAACAGATATTGTCAATCTTCAGGGGGTGACTGGGAACAACATGTACGCTGTACCTGCCGTCACCGTGGACTCCCTCACTAAAAAAGACATCAGTGTAGGGGAATTCCCACGCAACCAATTGAGAATGAAAGAGAAACTTGGTGAAGGGCAGTTTGGAGAG GTCCACCTGTGTGAAGTGGAGGAGTTGCAAGATTTTGTGGAAATGTCCTCAAGTGATTGCAGCAATCAGTCGGTTCTGGTGGCCATCAAGATGTTGAGAGCCAATGTTACCAAAACCGCTAG AAACGATTTTCTGAAAGAAATTAAGATCATTTCTAGGTTGAAGCATCCAAACATTATCCGCTTGTTGGGAGTTTGTGTCCGGGATGACCCCTTGTGTATGATAACTGAATATATGGAGAATGGAGATCTCAACCAATTTCTCTCTCAACGAGAGATCCGCAGCCAGTTTACAACAGCTAACAACATACCATCTGTCAG CTTCCACAACCTTTTATACATGGCCACACAGATTGCTTCTGGAATGAAGTATCTGGCCTCACTGAACTTTGTGCACAGAGACCTGGCCACACGGAACTGCCTGGTGGGAAACAACCACACACTCAAGATAGCAGACTTCGGAATGAGTCGGAACCTATACAGTGGAGATTATTATCGAATTCAGGGCCGAGCAGTGCTTCCAATTCGATGGATGGCCTGGGAAAGTATTCTCCTA GGAAAGTTTACAACTTCCAGTGACGTTTGGGCATTTGGGGTCACTTTGTGGGAGATGTTTACCCTGTGTAAAGAGCAACCATACAGCGTTTTGTCTGATGAGCAAGTGATTGAGAACACAGGAGAGTTTTTCAGGGACCAAGGAAGACAG ATCTATCTCTCCCAGACTCCTCTGTGTCCAACCCCCATCTTTGACCTGATGATGAAATGTTGGAGTAGGGACATAAAGGACCGGCCTACGTTTGAAGTAATCCACCAATTTCTGATAGAGCAACTGGATGCCATTGTGTAA
- the LOC140343593 gene encoding discoidin domain-containing receptor 2-like isoform X2, producing the protein MYLRLLLLTLLTGHSTSEVILSICRYALGMYDRTIHDEDITASSQWYESTGPQFARLQREEGDGAWCPAGLLQPEDVQFLQIHLHKLYFITLIGTQGRHARATGKEFARSYRVDYSRNGERWLSWKDHQGQLIIKGNVDEYEVVLNDLRPPIIASHIRVIPVTKVPMTVCMRVELYGCAWYDGLKSYSIPEGETYIAPGHPIAYLNDSTYDGYLEKRRLFDGLGQLTDGVLGLDDFTQSHQYRVWPGYDYVGWKNESTRNGYVEIEFQFDRSRNFSSMKVHCNNMFTKGVKIFQRAECLFKSRQQSDWEPEPVGVVTVLDDKNPSSRFVIIPLQQRVGSFILCRFYFADTWMMFSEISFQSDMDIAMPTSVTLAPTTVRAATTETPFLNATGRNLETTFPFTISRPVVKTDEPKTSILIGCLVAIILLLVVIIVLILWKQYIQKRLDKAPRRILEEDATVRLSFYSYTIGNNNQTQIHQSNPTYERIFPLDLDYQQPTKPLRKLPELSQSAEDSACSGDYTEPDLTKSTPHRGFQNSVPHYAETDIVNLQGVTGNNMYAVPAVTVDSLTKKDISVGEFPRNQLRMKEKLGEGQFGEVHLCEVEELQDFVEMSSSDCSNQSVLVAIKMLRANVTKTARNDFLKEIKIISRLKHPNIIRLLGVCVRDDPLCMITEYMENGDLNQFLSQREIRSQFTTANNIPSVSFHNLLYMATQIASGMKYLASLNFVHRDLATRNCLVGNNHTLKIADFGMSRNLYSGDYYRIQGRAVLPIRWMAWESILLGKFTTSSDVWAFGVTLWEMFTLCKEQPYSVLSDEQVIENTGEFFRDQGRQIYLSQTPLCPTPIFDLMMKCWSRDIKDRPTFEVIHQFLIEQLDAIV; encoded by the exons ATGTATCTCCGTCTTCTTCTGCTGACCCTGCTGACTGGACACTCCACATCGGAAGTTATATTAT CTATATGCCGCTATGCGCTAGGAATGTATGACAGGACGATACATGATGAGGATATCACCGCTTCTAGTCAATGGTATGAGTCAACAGGACCACAGTTTGCAAG GCTCCAGAGGGAGGAAGGCGATGGGGCTTGGTGCCCTGCAGGTTTGCTTCAGCCAGAGGATGTCCAGTTTTTGCAAATTCATTTACACAAACTGTATTTCATTACACTGATTGGTACTCAAGGACGTCATGCTCGAGCCACTGGTAAAGAGTTTGCCAGATCTTACCGTGTGGACTACAGCCGGAATGGAGAAAGATGGCTTTCATGGAAGGACCACCAAGGCCAGCTG ataatCAAAGGCAATGTGGATGAATATGAAGTGGTCCTGAATGACCTAAGGCCTCCAATTATTGCAAGTCATATCCGAGTCATCCCTGTCACTAAGGTCCCCATGACAGTGTGTATGAGAGTGGAGCTATATGGCTGTGCCTGGTATG ATGGTCTGAAGTCCTACAGTATTCCAGAAGGAGAGACCTATATTGCTCCAGGACATCCAATTGCATATCTGAATGATTCCACCTACGATGGATACCTAGAAAAGAG GCGGCTGTTTGACGGTTTAGGGCAGCTGACAGATGGTGTGTTAGGGTTAGACGACTTCACGCAGAGCCACCAGTACCGCGTTTGGCCAGGCTACGATTATGTTGGTTGGAAAAATGAAAGTACACGCAATGGATACGTGGAAATTGAGTTCCAATTTGATAGGTCAAGAAACTTCTCATCTATGAAG GTCCACTGTAACAACATGTTTACTAAAGGTGTGAAAATTTTCCAGAGGGCTGAGTGCCTTTTTAAGTCACGTCAACAATCTGACTGGGAGCCAGAGCCAGTGGGGGTAGTTACAGTGCTGGATGACAAGAACCCAAGTTCTCGGTTTGTCATAATCCCATTACAGCAAAGAGTGGGGAGCTTCATCCTCTGTAGGTTCTATTTTGCAGACACCTGGATGATGTTCAGTGAAATCTCCTTCCAGTCAG ATATGGACATTGCAATGCCCACCAGCGTCACTCTGGCTCCTACTACTGTCCGGGCAGCCACCACTGAAACCCCATTCCTGAATGCTACTGGGAGAAATTTGG AAACAACTTTTCCATTCACTATCAGCCGACCAGTGGTGAAAACTGATGAGCCCAAAACATctattctgattggctgtttggTGGCCATAATTCTTCTACTTGTTGTTATAATAGTTTTGATTCTGTGGAAGCAATACATACAGAAGCGACTggacaag GCACCACGTCGGATTCTGGAAGAAGATGCCACTGTTCGCCTTTCCTTCTACAGCTACACTATTGGCAACAACAACCAGACCCAAATACATCAGTCTAATCCAACATATGAAAGAATATTTCCTCTGGATCTGGACTACCAGCAACCCACTAAACCACTGCGCAAGCTTCCTGAACTTTCACAGAGCGCTGAGGATTCAG CCTGCAGTGGAGACTACACAGAACCAGATCTCACCAAGTCCACCCCACACCGGGGATTTCAGAACAGCGTCCCCCACTATGCTGAAACAGATATTGTCAATCTTCAGGGGGTGACTGGGAACAACATGTACGCTGTACCTGCCGTCACCGTGGACTCCCTCACTAAAAAAGACATCAGTGTAGGGGAATTCCCACGCAACCAATTGAGAATGAAAGAGAAACTTGGTGAAGGGCAGTTTGGAGAG GTCCACCTGTGTGAAGTGGAGGAGTTGCAAGATTTTGTGGAAATGTCCTCAAGTGATTGCAGCAATCAGTCGGTTCTGGTGGCCATCAAGATGTTGAGAGCCAATGTTACCAAAACCGCTAG AAACGATTTTCTGAAAGAAATTAAGATCATTTCTAGGTTGAAGCATCCAAACATTATCCGCTTGTTGGGAGTTTGTGTCCGGGATGACCCCTTGTGTATGATAACTGAATATATGGAGAATGGAGATCTCAACCAATTTCTCTCTCAACGAGAGATCCGCAGCCAGTTTACAACAGCTAACAACATACCATCTGTCAG CTTCCACAACCTTTTATACATGGCCACACAGATTGCTTCTGGAATGAAGTATCTGGCCTCACTGAACTTTGTGCACAGAGACCTGGCCACACGGAACTGCCTGGTGGGAAACAACCACACACTCAAGATAGCAGACTTCGGAATGAGTCGGAACCTATACAGTGGAGATTATTATCGAATTCAGGGCCGAGCAGTGCTTCCAATTCGATGGATGGCCTGGGAAAGTATTCTCCTA GGAAAGTTTACAACTTCCAGTGACGTTTGGGCATTTGGGGTCACTTTGTGGGAGATGTTTACCCTGTGTAAAGAGCAACCATACAGCGTTTTGTCTGATGAGCAAGTGATTGAGAACACAGGAGAGTTTTTCAGGGACCAAGGAAGACAG ATCTATCTCTCCCAGACTCCTCTGTGTCCAACCCCCATCTTTGACCTGATGATGAAATGTTGGAGTAGGGACATAAAGGACCGGCCTACGTTTGAAGTAATCCACCAATTTCTGATAGAGCAACTGGATGCCATTGTGTAA